One window of the Natronomonas marina genome contains the following:
- a CDS encoding PAS domain-containing sensor histidine kinase, with translation MARLSGPSSGPAATAVVSSVGVVLSWWHATVLVGSMGAPAVALLGTVVLLVVSLLLIVAGGWLSLGSVAPETAVRTGGWVLLMTAAFGTIGVLVSLHLDFVLAGFDGGPLVADLVTVGAAVGFLVGQYDARGRRYRAAMNEERDRFASLFDNLPNPAAHYRLEGDSAVVLDTNGAFAEVFGVDEATARGRSLGALVAPGGAASEAGRRSHDPPDGAAATSEAQRVTANGLRDFQVITVPYDGSEGFSIWIDVTDRKLQLRRLEVLNRVLRHDLRTDAAIISGHADLLSDSPEAETIRERALAMAERGSTARRVEDALGDSTERRSLDLATVVERELADLDGATVEADLREATVRGSNALGMAIDELLENAVEHNDAADPMVRVTIADDAGDRDAGGRFVTLEIADDGPGLPEMEREVFETNSETPLQHSSGLGLWLARWVVADLGGEITIDDREPQGTVVRLRLPRAESATFTAVESA, from the coding sequence GTGGCTCGCCTGAGCGGGCCCTCCAGCGGGCCGGCAGCCACGGCAGTGGTGTCCTCGGTCGGCGTCGTGCTGAGCTGGTGGCACGCGACCGTGCTGGTGGGCTCGATGGGAGCCCCGGCCGTGGCCCTTCTCGGGACGGTCGTCCTGCTTGTCGTCTCGTTGCTGTTGATCGTGGCGGGTGGGTGGCTCTCGCTCGGTTCGGTCGCCCCCGAGACGGCGGTCCGGACCGGCGGCTGGGTCCTCCTCATGACGGCCGCCTTCGGCACCATCGGGGTGCTCGTCTCGTTGCATCTGGACTTCGTGCTCGCGGGGTTCGACGGCGGTCCACTCGTCGCGGACCTGGTCACGGTCGGCGCCGCGGTCGGCTTTCTCGTCGGCCAGTACGACGCCCGAGGGCGACGGTACCGGGCGGCGATGAACGAGGAACGGGACCGGTTCGCCAGCCTGTTCGACAACCTGCCGAACCCGGCGGCCCACTACCGTCTCGAAGGCGACTCGGCGGTCGTCCTCGATACGAACGGAGCCTTCGCGGAGGTCTTCGGCGTCGACGAGGCGACGGCACGCGGGCGGTCGCTCGGAGCGCTCGTCGCGCCCGGAGGAGCGGCCTCGGAAGCCGGCCGGCGGAGCCACGACCCGCCCGACGGGGCGGCCGCCACGTCCGAGGCGCAACGGGTGACCGCGAACGGGCTCCGCGATTTCCAGGTCATCACCGTTCCCTACGATGGTTCCGAAGGGTTCTCGATATGGATCGACGTGACCGACCGGAAGCTCCAGTTGCGGCGCCTCGAGGTGCTCAACCGGGTGCTTCGACACGACCTCCGGACTGACGCGGCCATCATTTCGGGACACGCCGACCTGCTGTCGGATTCGCCGGAGGCCGAGACCATCCGCGAGCGCGCGCTGGCGATGGCCGAGCGCGGGTCGACCGCCCGACGGGTCGAGGATGCCCTCGGGGATAGCACCGAGCGACGGTCCCTCGATCTCGCTACCGTGGTCGAACGCGAGCTCGCGGACCTCGACGGCGCGACGGTCGAGGCCGACCTGCGAGAGGCCACGGTGCGTGGGTCGAACGCCCTGGGGATGGCCATCGACGAACTGCTCGAGAACGCCGTCGAGCACAACGACGCGGCCGACCCCATGGTCCGGGTCACCATCGCCGACGACGCCGGGGACCGCGACGCCGGAGGCCGGTTCGTCACGCTCGAGATTGCCGATGACGGGCCGGGCCTCCCCGAGATGGAACGGGAGGTGTTCGAGACGAACTCGGAGACGCCGCTGCAACACTCCAGCGGCCTCGGACTCTGGCTCGCCCGCTGGGTCGTCGCGGACCTCGGCGGCGAGATAACCATCGACGACCGGGAGCCGCAGGGAACCGTGGTGAGGCTGCGCCTCCCCCGTGCGGAGAGCGCCACGTTCACCGCCGTGGAATCGGCGTAG
- a CDS encoding helix-turn-helix domain-containing protein yields MSDAADGTGGDSEHVQYDPSSSQYTIFECPDCDNTVLALGRDDPPMSCHDRPMEPVTDVEMRVKPPEVRQVLLDAFGLPKTGLDICLCVIGDGPLSASEVADTLGYDRSTVTRYLNKLVELGLLRRSELNREDGGIVKAYHSVDLERMRRETLVGFYVWAGEAASLIEEANLTKQDYLEENPDRELPDVFWESFADE; encoded by the coding sequence ATGTCAGACGCCGCGGACGGCACCGGCGGTGACTCCGAGCACGTCCAGTACGATCCGTCTTCGAGCCAGTACACGATCTTCGAGTGTCCGGACTGTGACAACACCGTACTCGCGCTCGGGCGCGACGACCCGCCGATGTCGTGTCACGACCGGCCGATGGAGCCGGTGACCGACGTCGAGATGCGGGTCAAACCGCCCGAGGTCCGGCAGGTGCTGCTCGACGCCTTCGGTCTCCCGAAGACCGGACTGGACATCTGTCTGTGCGTCATCGGCGACGGTCCCCTCTCGGCGAGCGAGGTCGCCGACACGCTCGGCTACGACCGCAGCACCGTCACGCGCTACCTGAACAAGCTGGTCGAGCTGGGGCTACTGCGGCGCTCGGAGCTGAACCGCGAGGACGGCGGCATCGTCAAGGCGTACCACTCGGTCGACCTCGAGCGGATGCGCCGGGAGACGCTCGTCGGTTTTTACGTGTGGGCCGGCGAGGCGGCGTCGCTGATCGAGGAGGCGAACCTGACCAAACAGGACTACCTCGAGGAGAACCCCGACAGGGAGCTGCCGGACGTGTTCTGGGAATCGTTCGCCGACGAGTAA
- a CDS encoding PAS domain-containing sensor histidine kinase — MHDEEDRTREVTTESEDARSRAAADERYRKVFEHSNDAVMLVDIETEAFVDVNPAACEMLGYSRRELLSMAPDDIHPDDIDRVREEFISQVTEQGSGFTDDLTCLTKDGREIPTQISGAALNPPADGREPKRMIAMLRDVSDRVRHRQELEEKIERLDRFASIVSHDLKTPLTVIEGHAKLARETGDAEHFDAIEGAVDRMDEMLTELLQLTREGDLVGERTEIDLERLARDVWNDCELDPATLEVESSMNVRADRDRLRELLANLFENAHAHGGSSVTVRVGPLETAGEAGFYVEDDGPGIPPDERGTVLEWGHTTTEDGTGFGLAIVDEIVDAHGWEIRVDDAETGGARFEIVVDGA; from the coding sequence ATGCACGACGAGGAAGACAGAACGCGGGAGGTCACGACCGAGTCGGAGGATGCCAGGAGTCGGGCGGCCGCCGACGAGCGGTACCGGAAGGTCTTCGAACACAGCAACGACGCCGTCATGCTGGTCGACATCGAGACCGAAGCGTTCGTCGACGTCAACCCGGCGGCGTGTGAGATGCTGGGATACAGCCGGCGCGAACTGCTGTCGATGGCTCCCGACGACATCCACCCGGACGACATCGACCGGGTTCGCGAGGAGTTCATCTCGCAGGTCACCGAGCAGGGAAGCGGGTTCACCGACGATCTGACCTGCCTGACGAAGGACGGTCGCGAGATTCCGACCCAGATATCCGGAGCGGCCCTGAACCCTCCCGCGGACGGACGCGAGCCGAAGCGGATGATAGCGATGCTTCGGGACGTCTCCGACCGCGTCCGACACCGGCAGGAACTCGAAGAGAAGATAGAGCGGCTGGACCGCTTCGCCAGCATCGTCTCACACGACCTGAAGACCCCTCTCACGGTCATCGAGGGGCACGCGAAGCTCGCACGGGAAACGGGAGACGCGGAGCACTTCGACGCCATCGAGGGAGCAGTCGACCGGATGGACGAGATGTTGACGGAACTCCTGCAACTGACGAGAGAGGGCGACCTGGTCGGGGAGCGAACCGAAATCGATCTGGAACGCCTCGCGCGCGACGTCTGGAACGACTGCGAACTCGACCCGGCGACGCTCGAGGTCGAATCGTCGATGAACGTTCGCGCGGATCGGGACAGGCTGCGCGAACTCCTCGCGAACCTCTTCGAGAACGCTCACGCCCACGGCGGATCGTCGGTGACGGTCCGCGTCGGACCGCTCGAAACCGCGGGCGAGGCGGGGTTCTACGTCGAAGACGACGGGCCTGGAATCCCGCCGGACGAACGGGGAACCGTCCTCGAGTGGGGTCACACCACGACCGAGGACGGAACCGGGTTCGGCCTCGCCATCGTCGACGAGATCGTGGACGCTCACGGGTGGGAGATACGCGTCGACGATGCCGAGACGGGTGGCGCTCGGTTCGAGATCGTCGTCGACGGGGCCTGA
- a CDS encoding NAD(P)/FAD-dependent oxidoreductase, translating to MSESTNDYDHEVVVVGGGPAGMTAALYSTRLGHDTAVVDRGGGRAAMMQEVHNLLGVTEETSGGEFLGTGRKQLEAYGCDVHRDMVTTCSRDDADGIRLSGNDATYAADRVVLATGFNDIRPDPPLPRTGRGLHYCLHCDAHMFVDQSVYVMGYGESAAHVAALMLNFTDEVDLLTRGDDPEWGDETAAMLEGHPIDVVHDDVTGVRNGEDGWLKALEFEDGTVREYKGGFAMYGADYNNGLARELGCDINDDGTIEVDDHGRTSVEDIYAVGDCTPGHNQVPVALGQGAKAGIDIHFQLRDFPRDPDLLEEEGPVRAEAVPGIPDELLEQAVDFHTYE from the coding sequence ATGAGCGAGTCCACGAACGATTACGACCACGAGGTAGTGGTGGTCGGCGGCGGCCCCGCCGGAATGACCGCGGCGCTGTACAGCACGAGACTGGGCCACGATACGGCCGTCGTCGACCGGGGAGGCGGGCGGGCGGCGATGATGCAGGAGGTCCACAACCTCCTCGGCGTCACCGAGGAGACCAGCGGCGGGGAGTTTCTCGGTACCGGCCGGAAGCAACTGGAGGCGTACGGCTGTGACGTCCACCGCGACATGGTCACCACCTGCTCGCGGGACGACGCCGACGGCATCCGGCTGTCGGGCAACGACGCCACCTACGCGGCCGACCGTGTCGTCCTGGCGACCGGGTTCAACGACATCCGGCCCGACCCGCCGCTACCCCGGACGGGGCGAGGGCTCCACTACTGCCTGCACTGTGATGCACACATGTTCGTCGACCAGTCGGTGTACGTGATGGGCTACGGCGAGAGCGCCGCCCACGTTGCCGCGCTGATGTTGAACTTCACCGACGAGGTCGACCTGCTCACCCGCGGCGACGACCCCGAGTGGGGCGATGAGACTGCCGCGATGCTCGAGGGCCACCCCATCGACGTCGTCCACGACGACGTTACCGGCGTCCGGAACGGCGAGGACGGCTGGCTGAAGGCCCTGGAATTCGAGGACGGAACCGTCCGCGAGTACAAGGGCGGCTTTGCGATGTACGGCGCCGACTACAACAACGGTCTCGCCCGGGAACTCGGCTGTGACATCAACGACGACGGTACCATCGAGGTCGACGACCACGGGCGAACCTCGGTCGAGGACATCTACGCCGTCGGGGACTGTACGCCCGGCCACAACCAGGTGCCGGTCGCGCTCGGACAGGGCGCGAAGGCCGGCATCGACATCCACTTTCAGTTGCGGGACTTCCCCCGCGACCCCGATCTGCTCGAGGAGGAGGGCCCGGTCCGGGCCGAGGCAGTCCCCGGCATTCCGGACGAACTCCTCGAACAGGCAGTCGACTTCCACACGTACGAGTGA